A DNA window from Ranitomeya imitator isolate aRanImi1 chromosome 2, aRanImi1.pri, whole genome shotgun sequence contains the following coding sequences:
- the LOC138665256 gene encoding oocyte zinc finger protein XlCOF6-like, translating into MKSHENFILLSEKGSYMHNPTETLRTGNENSYTTEILNLTLEIICLLTGEDCTVVNKTTGESVTPSNQHYSTAGWGMTQGSNMMPSPYPLIPERYNDQKILDLTKKIIELLTGEVPIRCQDVTVHFSMEEWEYIEGHKDLYKDVMMEDHQPPTSPGRRNPPEQGLSPLYSQDCSEEIVLQNYQDECLIDKQVQVIDEKEETNVDDEQHLTEVKIFTDISPDGSRSWNISERPFMGAQDCEIQNTIVTEDFSDDQSAALVLHSIDLSSDPSSYAGSSASSAISPTVTTRNGSKVHYCSECGKYFTRRSNLLAHQRYHNGDRPYPCLDCGKRFSRKDRLLAHQRIHSGEKPFVCLVCGKCYTRNESLIEHQKSHSSQKPFSCSECGRSFKYETTLFDHHRTHMEQSFSCPECESCFFHQSELDEHLISHTVEKLIACSQCGFCFANQFDLDEHEKSHRCEFSCFKCGKFFTRDMTLQQAHTGETPFLCPDCNKQAARKSVVVKYKRTRTGEKPYMCSECGKCFAQKSVLVQHQRTHTGEKPFACPDCGKCFAKKSNLIPHIRTHNGERPFPCLQCEKSFTRNDRLLAHMRTHTGEKAFQCLECGKSFSFEPELTMHKKSHLDVKPFVCTECGECFTEISDLLKHKTAHVDEMAFVF; encoded by the exons ATGAAGTCACATGAAAACTTCATCCTGTTGTCAGAAAAAGGCTCTTATATGCATAACCCTACAGAAACACTAAGGACGGGCAATGAAAATAGTTACACGACTGAAATATTGAACCTCACTCTGGAAATCATCTgcttgctgactggagag GATTGCACAGTAGTGAATAAAACCACTGGGGAGAGTGTGACCCCCAGCAACCAACACTATAGCACGGCAGGATGGGGTATGACCCAGGGCTCTAATATGATGCCGTCGCCTTATCCACTGATACCTGAGAGATACAATGATCAGAAGATCCTGGACCTCACCAAGAAAatcattgagctgctgactggagag gttcctataaggtgtcaggatgtcactgtccatttctccatggaggagtgggagtatatagaaggacacaaggatctgtacaaggatgtcatgatggaggaCCACCAGCCTCCAACATCACCGGGTAGGAGAAATCCTCCAGAACAAGGTCTCAGTCCCCTGTATTCCCAGGATTGTTCGGAGGAAATTGTTCTACAGAATTATCAG GATGAATGTCTGATTGATAAACAAGTTCAAGTAATAGATGAAAAAGAGGAGACTAATGTGGATGATGAGCAGCACTTAACAGAGGTCAAGATATTTACAGATATTAGCCCAG ATGGAAGCAGAAGCTGGAACATCTCCGAGAGACCGTTCATGGGAGCTCAAGATTGTGAGATCCAAAACACCATAGTCACAGAAGATTTTTCGGATGACCAATCTGCAGCCTTAGTTCTTCACAGTATAGATCTATCTTCTGATCCATCAAGTTATGCCGGATCATCTGCTTCTTCTGCTATATCACCCACTGTTACTACTCGCAATGGGAGTAAAGTACATtattgttctgaatgtgggaagtaTTTTACCCGGAGGTCAAATCTTTTGGCCCATCAGAGATATCATAATGGAGACAGGCCATACCCATGTTTGGACTGTGGGAAACGTTTTTCAAGAAAAGACAGACTTCtagcacatcagagaattcacagtgGAGAGAAGCCTTTTGTTTGTCttgtatgtgggaaatgttacactcGTAATGAGTCACTTATCGAACACCAGAAGAGTCACTCTAGccagaagccgttttcatgttctgaatgtggccgAAGTTTTAAGTATGAGACAACTCTTTTTGATCACCACAGAACACACATGGAACAGTCATTTTCATGTCCAGAGTGTGAAAGCTGTTTTTTCCACCAATCTGAGCTTGATGAACACCTCATCAGCCACACAGTTGAAAAATTAATTGCCTGTTCTCAATGTGGATTTTGTTTTGCAAACCAGTTCGATCTTGATGAACATGAGAAGAGTCACCGCTGTGAgttttcttgttttaaatgtggAAAATTTTTCACCAGAGATATGACGCTTCAGCAAGCTCACACAGGTGAAACTCCATTTTTGTGTCCGGATTGCAATAAGCAAGCAGCACGGAAATCTGTAGTGGTTAAGTATAAACGTACTCGCACTGGGGAGAAACCATATATGTGCTCTGAGTGCGGAAAGTGCTTTGCACAAAAATCCGTTCTTGTCCAGCATCAGAGAACACACACTGGTGAGAAGCCATTTGCTTGTCCtgattgtggaaaatgttttgccaAGAAATCAAACTTGATCCCACACATAAGAACTCATAATGGTGAGAGGCCATTCCCATGTCTTCAGTGTGAGAAATCCTTTACTAGAAATGATCGGCTTTTAGCGCATAtgagaactcacacgggggagaaggcATTTCagtgtttggagtgtgggaagtcCTTTTCCTTTGAACCTGAACTTACCATGCACAAGAAATCTCATCTAGACGTGAAACCCTTCGTGTGCACAGAATGCGGGGAGTGTTTTACAGAGATATCAGATCTTCTAAAACACAAGACAGCTCATGTAGATGAGATGGCATTTGTATTCTAA